From one Dyella sp. 2HG41-7 genomic stretch:
- a CDS encoding TonB-dependent receptor gives MWRIGWPRIVKHAEFSASLLRCAVVQAFPLSLGLYGASAVFASPCAFADEPAAITRTYAIGAGNLRNALDIFAAQRDIQIVYAPELVAGKTTLGVSGQFTPADALQRLLVGTGLTWKAIDASTFVLARTTDLPALPSKSTSIVIDEKPRALSGVTVSGSLIGNADIQTATPTYTITAADIRARGFDNLADVLRNSVLATGSVQGPQAAGSFTQGAQTVSLFGLSPQFTLILLDGKPIADFGRLYNGTINFTSISNFPIAIVDHIDVMPGGASSIYGSQAIGGVINIVTKSHWHGSEMTVQAGGYSDGGGANQRISGVYGNDFGKWNVLGALEFDNASPIWLYQRPSAANVAPNPIGSQPNTQAAIVDFGDAANFTGNPQGYLSPPNGCATQLFGGSTMLVPSKMPNPPGNYCGSNNLNGYTTYSNQLRNLDGMLKLAYQLNDHMALYSDTMLNWQQQRWFPGVSAWFPDDLPEGGVEDASTGHFLYLQKYFAPEEMPGGAAGQMYRQNDLLYQFDLGAKGLWGDSGWNWDIYYLRSGDHTEVVEPLSIAAEVDAFFERNILGPVLGVDPRSGLNLYHPNYNAFFQALTPAQYASFTQGVGESSRTWINDTRATVSNASLFTLPGGDAGFAVLVESGNEAWYEPVNPLFTQDRVFEHAATGGGGQRSHAASAFELNLPLLKPLTIDLSGRYDYYALARGSDNRKFTYKAGVEYRPVSTLLIRGNYTTSFKAPDLSSIYLGPTDYYTTVTDYYLCALAHSNPCGNAYLYGVRGTTLANPILQPTSAQSWTFGTVWSPTDDLNFSVDYLHIAIQNEVVQQDLDLLMRTDAQCLLDPNNANTPGCRSAIAQVQRAGSSGPITGITTYYANLANEVTESIMGTARYRFALSHFGMLNVQLDYNNMLKHDYQIAPGEAPINSLTNSQYSTEFKSVIGGSVTWTSPDGHWTSTLYGHRYGPSPNYLATNNGIGTPGAGHVSPWITFNGSASYRPNRNLTLSLLINNIANKMPPRDASFVVYPYFNNENYNIYGREIVLQANLQLNRAGQ, from the coding sequence ATGTGGCGGATCGGTTGGCCGCGCATCGTGAAGCATGCCGAGTTTTCGGCATCGCTGCTTCGCTGCGCCGTCGTCCAAGCATTCCCGTTGAGCCTCGGGCTTTACGGAGCGAGCGCCGTCTTCGCATCACCTTGCGCCTTTGCCGATGAACCGGCGGCCATCACACGCACGTATGCGATCGGCGCCGGCAATTTACGCAATGCGTTGGATATCTTCGCCGCGCAACGCGATATCCAGATCGTTTACGCACCTGAATTGGTCGCAGGAAAAACCACGCTCGGCGTGTCCGGGCAATTTACGCCCGCCGATGCGTTGCAACGGTTGCTGGTCGGGACGGGGCTGACGTGGAAAGCGATCGATGCATCCACGTTTGTGCTGGCGCGTACGACCGATCTTCCCGCGCTGCCGTCGAAGTCGACGTCTATCGTTATCGACGAAAAACCCAGGGCGCTTAGTGGCGTTACCGTCAGCGGTTCATTGATCGGCAACGCGGATATTCAGACCGCAACACCGACCTACACGATTACCGCCGCCGATATCCGCGCGCGCGGCTTCGACAATCTCGCCGACGTCTTGCGCAACTCCGTGCTTGCCACCGGATCGGTGCAAGGACCGCAAGCAGCCGGCTCCTTCACGCAAGGCGCGCAAACCGTCAGCCTGTTCGGATTGAGCCCGCAATTCACCTTGATTCTGCTGGATGGAAAGCCCATCGCCGATTTCGGGCGGCTGTACAACGGCACCATCAATTTCACCAGCATTTCCAATTTCCCCATCGCCATCGTCGACCATATCGATGTGATGCCGGGCGGCGCGTCATCGATCTACGGTTCGCAGGCCATCGGTGGCGTGATCAATATCGTGACCAAGTCGCACTGGCATGGCAGCGAAATGACCGTGCAAGCCGGCGGTTATTCCGACGGCGGCGGCGCAAATCAACGCATCAGCGGTGTGTACGGAAACGATTTTGGAAAATGGAATGTGCTCGGTGCGCTGGAGTTCGACAACGCGTCGCCGATCTGGCTTTATCAGCGGCCATCAGCGGCGAATGTCGCTCCGAATCCAATCGGATCGCAACCGAACACGCAAGCGGCCATCGTCGATTTTGGCGATGCCGCCAACTTCACCGGCAATCCGCAGGGCTATCTTTCGCCACCGAACGGCTGCGCGACGCAACTGTTCGGCGGCAGCACGATGCTGGTACCGAGCAAGATGCCCAATCCGCCTGGCAATTATTGCGGTTCGAACAATCTGAATGGCTATACGACGTATAGCAATCAACTGCGCAATCTGGACGGCATGTTGAAGCTTGCGTATCAGCTCAACGATCACATGGCCCTTTACAGCGACACGATGCTGAACTGGCAACAGCAACGTTGGTTTCCCGGTGTGTCGGCATGGTTTCCCGACGACTTGCCCGAAGGCGGCGTGGAGGACGCCAGCACCGGTCATTTTCTTTATCTGCAAAAATATTTCGCGCCCGAAGAAATGCCCGGCGGCGCCGCGGGCCAGATGTATCGGCAAAACGATCTGCTTTATCAGTTCGACCTCGGCGCCAAAGGACTATGGGGCGATTCGGGTTGGAACTGGGATATCTATTACCTGCGCAGCGGTGATCACACCGAAGTCGTCGAACCGCTTTCCATTGCGGCGGAGGTGGATGCGTTCTTCGAAAGAAATATTCTTGGACCGGTGCTCGGCGTCGACCCTCGCTCCGGCCTCAATCTGTATCACCCGAATTACAACGCATTCTTTCAAGCACTCACGCCTGCGCAATACGCCAGCTTTACCCAAGGCGTGGGGGAATCCAGCCGCACATGGATCAACGACACGCGCGCCACCGTCAGCAATGCTTCGTTATTTACCCTTCCCGGCGGCGATGCGGGGTTCGCCGTGTTGGTCGAGAGCGGCAACGAAGCGTGGTATGAGCCAGTCAATCCGCTGTTTACGCAAGACCGCGTGTTCGAACATGCAGCGACGGGCGGCGGCGGACAACGCTCGCACGCCGCCTCGGCGTTCGAATTGAATTTGCCGTTATTGAAGCCGTTGACGATCGATCTGTCGGGACGCTACGACTACTACGCGCTCGCGCGCGGCAGCGACAATCGAAAGTTCACTTACAAGGCCGGCGTCGAATATCGCCCGGTCAGCACATTGCTGATTCGCGGCAACTACACCACGTCGTTCAAGGCGCCGGATCTTTCCTCCATATACCTTGGCCCGACCGACTACTACACCACCGTCACCGATTACTACTTATGCGCTTTGGCGCACAGCAATCCCTGCGGCAACGCGTATCTCTACGGCGTTCGCGGCACGACGCTGGCGAATCCGATCTTGCAGCCCACGTCCGCGCAAAGCTGGACGTTTGGTACCGTTTGGTCTCCGACGGACGATCTGAATTTCAGCGTCGACTATTTGCATATAGCGATTCAAAACGAAGTGGTGCAACAGGATCTGGATTTACTCATGCGTACGGACGCGCAATGTCTGCTCGATCCAAACAACGCCAACACGCCCGGTTGCCGATCCGCGATCGCTCAGGTACAGCGAGCGGGCTCATCCGGACCGATAACCGGCATCACGACGTACTACGCCAATCTCGCCAACGAAGTGACGGAATCCATCATGGGCACGGCGCGCTACCGCTTTGCGTTGTCCCACTTCGGCATGTTGAACGTGCAGCTCGACTACAACAACATGCTCAAGCACGATTATCAGATCGCACCCGGCGAGGCGCCCATCAACAGCCTTACCAATTCGCAGTACAGCACGGAATTCAAGAGCGTCATCGGCGGAAGCGTTACATGGACCAGCCCAGACGGGCACTGGACCAGCACGCTCTACGGGCATCGTTACGGCCCATCGCCCAATTACCTCGCCACCAACAACGGCATTGGCACGCCAGGCGCCGGTCATGTCTCGCCGTGGATCACATTCAACGGCAGTGCGAGCTATCGCCCTAACCGCAATCTGACGCTGTCCCTGCTCATCAACAACATCGCCAATAAAATGCCCCCGCGCGATGCGAGCTTTGTCGTGTACCCGTATTTCAACAACGAGAACTACAACATTTACGGACGTGAAATCGTTCTGCAAGCGAACTTGCAGTTGAATCGCGCCGGGCAGTAA
- a CDS encoding polysaccharide deacetylase family protein, with amino-acid sequence MLLYIYRRHFAVCGLLLMLFLYALLLSGRGMEAPRFALDKTLDRIARTNGNGLRSVSDVLSGRKYALLTFDDGPYGYGLDEQIMQTLRKHHAHAVFFLVCSHINDANEHVLGEIESEGNLIGNHSYNHQVMSKLSKPEITRQIEDCNERIAQVTGKRPYYFRAPFGATSPLVADVVRSFGMKQMSWNANSGDAWLQQPSQIRDFSLSEVEDQSILLLHERPRTAAVLDELLTKLEERGYQFELPDQQFENTAID; translated from the coding sequence ATGCTGCTTTACATCTACCGCCGCCATTTTGCTGTTTGTGGCCTGCTGCTTATGCTGTTTCTTTATGCGCTGCTATTGAGCGGGCGTGGAATGGAGGCGCCGCGTTTCGCTTTGGACAAGACCCTGGATCGCATTGCGCGAACCAATGGTAACGGCTTGCGCAGCGTCAGCGACGTGCTCTCCGGACGCAAATATGCGTTATTGACCTTTGACGACGGCCCCTACGGGTATGGCTTGGACGAGCAGATCATGCAGACGCTACGCAAGCACCACGCGCATGCGGTATTCTTTCTCGTTTGCAGTCACATCAACGACGCAAATGAGCACGTGTTGGGTGAAATCGAAAGCGAAGGCAACTTGATCGGGAACCACAGCTACAACCATCAGGTTATGTCAAAGCTTTCAAAACCCGAAATCACGCGTCAAATCGAAGATTGCAACGAACGCATTGCACAAGTAACGGGCAAGCGCCCCTACTACTTCCGAGCTCCATTCGGAGCGACATCGCCTCTGGTAGCCGACGTGGTTCGATCATTCGGCATGAAACAGATGTCGTGGAATGCAAACAGCGGTGACGCCTGGTTACAGCAACCTTCTCAAATCCGCGACTTTAGCCTGTCGGAAGTGGAAGACCAGTCCATCCTTTTGCTTCATGAACGACCGCGTACAGCAGCGGTGCTCGATGAGCTGCTGACCAAGCTGGAAGAGCGCGGCTATCAGTTCGAACTGCCGGACCAGCAATTCGAAAACACCGCGATCGATTAA
- a CDS encoding histidine-type phosphatase, producing MKNRFRVGRLCSMLMLAWLPAFVLHAEAASSQGELRLVIVLSRHGVRSPTSEPARLNVYSRDAWPVWPVPPGYLTPRGKQLMTIMGRWYRTHYAQAGLLPATGCMASSLDVVADDEQRTMESARGLMDGFDPQCAVTISAAPRKGADALFAHDVSGVSDAIRTQAQAALLGRIGGDVTRMTTANAGLIEQMQGVLMDCAPGQCSAGKTPGKKWLMDQPASVEPGEGDELLTIKSPLRSASTLAEDFYLEYVEGMPMSSVAWGRVAPTQLGQLLALHSIYTDTTLHTPVAARAYASLLAIRVLATLQQAADSMQNANAVGGVHTKIVFLIGHDTNIETLAGLLKLHWLLPEQPADPTSVGGALVFELRYHRDGNRYEVSAYYVSQSMQQMRASAVLDVAHAPLTAPIFIPGCSTSVPGYPCSLSQFATALTQAVRPN from the coding sequence ATGAAGAATCGCTTTCGCGTCGGCAGGCTCTGTAGCATGTTGATGCTGGCATGGTTGCCTGCGTTCGTTTTGCACGCTGAAGCGGCGTCATCGCAAGGCGAATTGCGTTTGGTGATCGTGTTGAGCCGACACGGCGTGCGTTCACCCACCTCGGAGCCGGCACGCCTTAATGTGTATTCGCGCGATGCGTGGCCTGTTTGGCCGGTACCACCGGGCTATCTCACGCCACGCGGCAAGCAACTTATGACGATCATGGGTCGCTGGTATCGCACCCATTACGCGCAAGCCGGACTGCTGCCGGCCACCGGATGCATGGCATCTTCGCTCGATGTCGTAGCCGACGATGAACAACGCACCATGGAATCCGCGCGCGGACTGATGGATGGGTTCGATCCTCAGTGCGCGGTAACCATAAGCGCCGCACCCAGAAAGGGCGCGGATGCTTTGTTCGCGCATGATGTTTCCGGTGTCAGCGACGCCATCCGCACTCAGGCGCAGGCGGCGTTGCTCGGCCGCATCGGCGGCGATGTCACGCGTATGACGACGGCCAATGCGGGTTTGATCGAACAGATGCAAGGCGTGCTGATGGACTGCGCGCCTGGTCAATGCAGTGCAGGCAAAACACCGGGAAAAAAATGGCTAATGGATCAACCTGCGTCCGTCGAGCCGGGAGAGGGCGACGAACTGCTCACGATCAAGTCGCCGTTGCGAAGCGCCAGTACGTTGGCCGAAGACTTCTATCTGGAATACGTCGAGGGCATGCCGATGTCGAGCGTGGCATGGGGCCGAGTAGCGCCGACGCAGCTCGGGCAGTTGCTTGCGCTGCATTCGATCTATACAGATACGACACTGCACACGCCGGTCGCTGCGCGGGCTTACGCGTCGTTGCTTGCAATACGCGTGCTTGCCACGCTTCAGCAAGCGGCGGATTCGATGCAGAACGCCAATGCCGTTGGCGGTGTCCATACAAAAATCGTGTTCCTGATCGGTCACGACACGAATATCGAAACGCTGGCCGGTTTGCTCAAGTTGCATTGGTTGTTACCGGAACAACCGGCGGATCCGACATCAGTCGGCGGCGCTCTGGTATTCGAGCTTCGCTATCATCGCGACGGAAACCGCTACGAAGTCAGCGCCTACTACGTCAGCCAAAGCATGCAGCAAATGCGCGCCAGCGCCGTTCTGGACGTGGCGCATGCGCCGTTGACCGCGCCTATCTTCATTCCTGGCTGCAGCACATCCGTACCGGGATACCCGTGCTCGTTGAGCCAATTTGCGACGGCTCTGACGCAGGCGGTGCGGCCGAATTAG
- a CDS encoding YncE family protein has protein sequence MKRFPVLMFFVSSIAVLGAVAATTNYAVIERHALGGTGKWDYLTLDAKGQRLYIARGDRVMVMDTASGKLAGEVHGAVGAHRIVLLPDQSRGFVSNGHSDSIMPFDVTTLTSQPAIALSGKDPDAMLYDVASAKLWAFNGHSSTISLVDPAQNKEVGTVTLPGRPEFAVTDDNGHIYVNLEDTSHLAEIDARAGKVIANWTLSPCEGPTGLAIDVQHQRLFSACANQHMVVTDARDGHQVAVLKIGDDPDAAGYDSTTGTVFSSNADGTLSIFHQDDANHYSPVAQLVTAKGARTLAVDERTHRVYLAAPDVAQGGFGVLVVSAP, from the coding sequence ATGAAGCGTTTTCCTGTTCTGATGTTTTTCGTATCGAGTATCGCTGTGCTGGGCGCGGTCGCTGCAACCACCAACTACGCGGTGATCGAGCGCCACGCTCTGGGCGGCACCGGGAAATGGGACTACCTCACGCTCGATGCGAAGGGACAGCGGCTGTATATCGCGCGCGGCGACCGGGTGATGGTGATGGATACGGCCTCGGGCAAGTTGGCTGGCGAAGTGCACGGCGCCGTCGGCGCGCATCGTATCGTCTTGCTGCCTGATCAATCGCGCGGTTTCGTCAGCAACGGGCACAGCGACAGCATCATGCCGTTTGACGTGACGACATTGACGTCGCAGCCAGCGATTGCGCTGAGCGGCAAAGATCCGGACGCCATGTTGTATGACGTCGCGAGCGCGAAGCTATGGGCCTTTAACGGTCACAGCTCGACGATCAGCCTCGTCGATCCCGCTCAAAACAAGGAGGTCGGCACGGTGACTCTGCCGGGCCGTCCGGAGTTCGCCGTCACCGACGATAACGGACATATTTACGTCAATCTCGAAGATACCTCGCATCTGGCCGAAATCGATGCGCGCGCAGGCAAGGTCATCGCCAATTGGACACTTTCGCCATGCGAAGGTCCGACAGGCTTGGCGATCGATGTGCAACACCAGCGTCTGTTTTCCGCTTGCGCAAATCAGCACATGGTGGTGACCGACGCGCGCGATGGCCATCAGGTCGCCGTACTCAAGATCGGCGACGACCCGGACGCCGCCGGCTACGATTCCACCACCGGCACGGTATTCAGTTCCAATGCGGACGGCACTTTGTCGATCTTTCATCAGGATGATGCGAACCACTACTCGCCGGTTGCGCAACTCGTCACTGCCAAGGGCGCGCGCACGCTGGCTGTCGATGAGCGTACGCATCGCGTTTATCTTGCCGCGCCCGATGTGGCGCAAGGCGGCTTCGGTGTGCTGGTCGTCAGCGCGCCCTGA
- a CDS encoding TonB-dependent receptor, with amino-acid sequence MSLARACRMALGLVVLAIPTVVLASPSGVNGHVEVVNTHAPVTGARIELREAQRVTTTNANGDFSLDNVPAGSYTLVIKAPGQRALERRITVQENMPAVENVVMGDVTTLGEVDVLAAATSDELARAQQQQAPNMIFVQPAAAIERLPDVNAGEAVRRLPGVSLESDTGEGRFVNIRGLDADLNSTTFDGVRMMPSNVATPAGGGRAVAFDSIPAGLVGSLTVTNTNMPDQDAEALGGTIEITSKQMPKDKDQFIDLQLGTGLENLRDTPIRNYEMTGGLRFGPNANYKPFTVLGTVNYYEDHRAIDDVEAGYVDQQGAGVPDKAFAALDQRYYNYHRTRHGYGVEFDFQPDDDNKWFARYFDAGYTERKSRDNLIFNFAGAPVADPNNPNGLIDDATYQRANQHEKEMIDSRVAMIGGQNDFHSWRTDYHLAMSIGSYNMPYNYNSNFVNGSPNPGNPDGSGQAIVAYDNITRPNYPSYSIVQGQNPANPSGYTLSDFSNGTEHDHDQEYNLGDNVTVPAHWFSTSTDEFLKFGVNARLRSRHNSQDNFDYNPPAYALSDLVQGGPITYYDNHYDIGPLINPEQIIGLFNNNPSAFVENTANDYLADLQSYGRDRENIFAGYAEYQFQPVDKLSILGGVRYEATRARYEGLNIVTSNGNLVSFSPNIIQRNYGNVFPSFQVKYSFQPDMIGRVVYSKTIARPGFQQVTPSTQVDDVNDVVSQGNPSLKPTYSDNIDASFEYYLPEGGLAYAGFFDKELTNYIVPLASIQTINNPVGILDVFAPGTLVTFSSYENISSAFARGLQLAYVDRFRWLPGALSGLGINTNFTYVDSRIQIHPGVYSMLPSTSRDTANVGFTYEYRGLRLDLGAYYESKNIFALGGPLYTNADGTPSSIYADQYSSARTSLDFGANYAFNDTFSVYFGAKNLTNTKLRFTETSNNGRPIQREFYDQTFTAGVRIHL; translated from the coding sequence ATGTCTCTTGCACGCGCATGCCGTATGGCTCTGGGCTTGGTGGTGTTGGCGATTCCAACCGTCGTGTTGGCGTCCCCCAGTGGGGTCAATGGTCACGTGGAGGTGGTGAATACCCACGCGCCGGTCACCGGTGCGCGAATCGAATTGCGCGAAGCGCAACGCGTCACCACCACCAACGCCAATGGCGACTTCAGCCTCGACAATGTGCCGGCGGGCAGCTACACGCTGGTTATCAAGGCGCCCGGGCAGCGCGCGTTGGAGCGGAGAATCACCGTGCAGGAAAACATGCCCGCGGTCGAGAACGTCGTCATGGGCGATGTGACCACGCTAGGCGAAGTGGACGTGTTGGCCGCTGCGACCTCCGACGAATTGGCTCGCGCGCAACAACAGCAAGCGCCGAATATGATTTTCGTGCAACCGGCGGCGGCGATTGAACGTCTGCCGGACGTCAACGCCGGCGAAGCGGTGCGTCGCTTGCCAGGCGTGTCGTTGGAAAGCGATACGGGCGAAGGCCGGTTCGTCAATATTCGCGGCCTCGACGCCGATCTCAACAGCACCACCTTCGACGGTGTGCGCATGATGCCCAGCAACGTTGCCACACCGGCAGGCGGCGGTCGCGCGGTAGCCTTCGATTCGATTCCCGCCGGTTTGGTCGGATCGCTCACCGTCACCAACACCAATATGCCGGATCAGGATGCCGAGGCGTTGGGCGGCACCATCGAAATCACTTCCAAGCAAATGCCCAAGGACAAGGATCAGTTTATCGATCTGCAACTAGGCACAGGTTTGGAAAATTTGCGCGACACGCCAATCCGCAACTACGAGATGACTGGCGGCCTGCGCTTCGGCCCCAACGCGAACTACAAACCGTTCACGGTGCTCGGTACCGTCAACTATTACGAAGACCACCGAGCCATCGACGACGTCGAAGCGGGTTATGTCGATCAACAAGGCGCAGGTGTGCCGGATAAGGCGTTCGCAGCGCTGGATCAGCGTTACTACAACTACCATCGCACGCGTCATGGTTACGGCGTGGAGTTCGATTTTCAGCCGGACGACGACAACAAGTGGTTTGCGCGCTACTTCGACGCCGGCTATACCGAGCGCAAGAGTCGCGACAATCTGATCTTCAATTTCGCCGGCGCGCCGGTGGCCGATCCGAACAATCCCAACGGTCTGATCGATGACGCCACGTATCAGCGCGCGAATCAGCACGAAAAGGAAATGATCGATTCGCGCGTGGCGATGATCGGCGGCCAGAACGATTTCCACAGCTGGCGCACCGATTATCACCTGGCGATGTCGATCGGTTCGTACAACATGCCGTACAACTACAACTCCAACTTCGTCAATGGCAGCCCGAATCCCGGCAATCCCGACGGCTCCGGCCAAGCGATCGTGGCGTACGACAACATCACGCGACCCAACTATCCAAGCTACAGCATCGTACAGGGTCAGAATCCCGCCAACCCGAGCGGTTATACGTTGAGCGACTTCAGCAATGGCACCGAGCACGATCACGATCAGGAATACAATCTCGGCGACAACGTCACGGTGCCCGCGCATTGGTTTTCCACCAGCACGGACGAGTTCCTCAAATTCGGCGTGAACGCTCGACTGCGCAGCCGCCATAATTCGCAGGACAACTTCGACTACAACCCGCCCGCATATGCGCTATCCGATCTTGTGCAGGGTGGTCCGATCACCTATTACGACAATCATTACGACATCGGTCCGTTGATCAATCCAGAGCAGATCATCGGTTTGTTCAACAACAATCCCAGCGCCTTCGTAGAAAATACGGCGAATGATTACCTGGCCGACTTGCAGTCGTATGGGCGCGATCGCGAAAACATCTTTGCCGGGTACGCCGAATATCAATTCCAACCGGTCGACAAGCTGAGCATTCTCGGCGGCGTACGTTACGAAGCGACGCGTGCGCGCTACGAAGGCCTGAATATCGTGACCAGTAACGGCAACTTGGTCAGTTTCTCACCCAATATCATCCAGCGAAATTACGGCAACGTATTTCCGTCGTTCCAAGTGAAGTACAGTTTTCAACCCGACATGATCGGCCGCGTGGTGTATTCCAAGACCATTGCGCGTCCAGGCTTCCAACAGGTGACGCCGTCGACGCAGGTGGACGATGTCAACGACGTGGTGTCGCAAGGCAACCCTTCGCTCAAGCCGACCTATAGCGACAATATCGATGCGTCTTTCGAGTATTACCTGCCCGAAGGCGGCCTTGCGTACGCGGGCTTCTTCGACAAGGAGCTGACCAACTACATCGTGCCGTTGGCGTCGATTCAGACGATCAACAATCCCGTCGGCATTCTGGATGTGTTTGCGCCGGGTACGCTGGTGACGTTCAGCAGCTATGAAAATATTTCCTCGGCGTTCGCGCGCGGATTGCAGCTGGCTTATGTCGATCGCTTCCGCTGGTTGCCAGGCGCGTTAAGCGGCCTGGGCATCAATACCAATTTCACCTACGTCGATTCGCGCATTCAGATCCACCCTGGCGTGTATTCGATGTTGCCGTCGACGTCGCGCGATACCGCCAATGTAGGGTTTACGTACGAATACAGGGGTCTGCGGTTGGATCTTGGCGCGTATTACGAGAGCAAGAACATATTCGCGCTCGGCGGCCCGCTGTATACCAATGCGGACGGTACGCCATCGAGCATCTATGCCGATCAGTATTCATCGGCGCGCACGTCGCTCGACTTCGGCGCGAACTATGCGTTCAACGATACCTTTTCGGTGTATTTCGGCGCGAAAAACCTGACCAACACCAAGCTTCGCTTTACGGAAACGTCCAACAACGGGCGTCCGATCCAGCGAGAATTTTACGATCAGACCTTTACCGCGGGTGTGCGCATCCATTTGTGA
- a CDS encoding HAMP domain-containing sensor histidine kinase has translation MAVLQAMLFACVVAGLFGLVWREIHTYVDDQLRTAVQVETASLREAARDGMLEPQIRQRLSVKQEGADYYLLSDAHGERVAGNLSFLPTVAGWQRVPIHDTIGIHAHHATDVDLLVTPLDGGHWLTVGRDNRDIGELDENLSRYFFVSVGTAMLFALLSGGIAGHVFVKSVDSLSARAERIVTGEEFGPLRLKRGSEEFVQLAGRLNRMLERMHTLMENMRQVSNDIAHDLRTPLTRLRQRLESAYDEHHEPDRQRLTIERCIAEVDQVLATFGALLRISRIQARERQAGFTPMDLSDLFVSIAEVYRPVAEDAGRSVDANVQPGLAFKGDRALLTQMLANLIENAIHHTPAGTRITVSLMHTMQGIVGCIEDTGPGIPAVARTRVFHRFVRLDSSRTSPGSGLGLALVAAIADLHRIPLNLLDRQPGLAVEMRFT, from the coding sequence ATGGCGGTGTTGCAGGCCATGTTGTTCGCTTGCGTGGTGGCCGGCTTGTTCGGCCTGGTGTGGCGTGAAATTCACACCTATGTGGACGATCAATTGCGCACAGCGGTGCAAGTGGAAACAGCAAGTCTGCGCGAGGCCGCGCGCGATGGCATGCTTGAACCGCAGATCCGACAGCGCTTGTCGGTTAAGCAGGAGGGCGCCGACTACTATTTGTTGAGCGATGCGCACGGGGAGCGTGTGGCCGGCAATCTCTCGTTTCTTCCAACCGTCGCCGGTTGGCAGCGCGTGCCGATTCACGACACGATCGGCATTCACGCGCACCACGCCACGGACGTAGATCTGCTGGTGACGCCGTTGGATGGTGGGCATTGGCTGACGGTGGGTCGCGACAACCGCGATATCGGCGAGCTCGACGAAAATCTATCTCGCTATTTCTTCGTCAGCGTCGGAACCGCCATGCTATTTGCGTTGTTGTCGGGTGGCATCGCCGGGCATGTGTTCGTGAAATCCGTCGACAGCCTGAGTGCGCGCGCGGAGCGCATTGTTACTGGCGAAGAATTCGGACCGTTGCGCTTGAAGCGCGGCAGCGAGGAGTTTGTGCAGCTGGCCGGACGGCTCAATCGCATGCTTGAGCGTATGCACACGTTGATGGAAAATATGCGGCAAGTTTCCAACGACATCGCGCACGATTTGCGCACGCCACTCACACGACTGCGCCAGAGACTGGAATCGGCGTACGACGAACACCATGAACCGGACAGGCAACGTCTGACGATCGAGCGATGCATCGCCGAAGTGGATCAGGTATTGGCTACCTTTGGCGCACTATTGCGCATTTCTCGAATTCAAGCCCGCGAGCGCCAAGCTGGCTTTACGCCGATGGATCTGTCCGATCTGTTCGTTTCGATCGCGGAGGTTTATCGTCCCGTGGCCGAAGACGCCGGTCGCAGCGTCGACGCCAACGTGCAGCCCGGGCTCGCGTTCAAAGGCGATCGCGCTCTGCTGACGCAAATGCTGGCGAATCTGATCGAAAACGCGATTCATCACACGCCCGCAGGAACGCGCATTACGGTATCGCTGATGCATACCATGCAGGGCATCGTCGGTTGTATCGAAGACACTGGCCCTGGCATTCCCGCCGTCGCGCGCACGCGCGTGTTCCATCGCTTCGTGCGTTTGGACAGCAGCCGCACATCGCCGGGCAGCGGCCTTGGTCTGGCCCTGGTGGCGGCAATCGCCGATCTTCACCGCATTCCGTTGAATCTGTTGGATCGGCAACCGGGTTTGGCGGTCGAGATGCGTTTCACATAA